DNA sequence from the Calditrichota bacterium genome:
TAATGTCAACGATTTCTACCCACTTAAACTGGGGTGCGTCTTACGTTGTAAACGATTTTTATAAAAGATTTGTTAAACAAGATCCGAGTGAAAAGGAACAGGTTTTGGCCGGGCGACTTACGATTCTTGTTTTAATGATTTTAGCAGCAATTCTTGCTTTATTTCTTAGTAATGCTTTGCAGGCTTTTCATATTTTGCTCCAAATTGGAGCCGGAACCGGGTTGCTGTTTTTATTACGCTGGTTTTGGTGGCGAATCAATGCGGCCAGTGAAATAGCGGCGATGGTTATATCATTTTTGGTTGCAATATATTTCGAGATTGTTCACCCGGAATTAGGTTTACCGGAAATAATTGAATGGCAGCGCCTGGTGATTGGAGTAGCAATTACAACAATTGGATGGGTTACTGTTACATTATTTTCCAAACCGACTGATCAAGAAACTTTGTTCAACTTTTGCAAAAAAGTAACACCGGGTGGTCCCTGTTGGAAAAGGATTCTGGAAATTGGCCGCAAAGAAGGACATGATGTTGATGCATTACTGTCTGAGAAATGGGATATGCCTTCAAGTTTGTTAGGTGTATTTTTAGGGTTGCTTGTAATTTACAATGGTTTATTTGCAATCGGTTTTTGGTTGTATGGCAATATTTTTGCCGCATCCATTACAACAGTGGTTTCGATACTTTCTTCAGTATTTCTGATAAAATTATGGGCAAATTTTCGGGTTAGATGAGCTTGATGGAAAAACAGAAAACTCGCGCGCTTATTTTAGCTGCCGGCAAAGGAACCAGGATGAACTCGTCTGTAAGCAAGGTTTTACATACAATTCTGGGTAAAACAATTCTTGAGTATGTTGTGGAAGCTTTAGAGTTTTCATCAATTGAGAGAATTGGAGTTATAGTTGGAAGCCACAATATTGAAGAAGTACGCAAAGTTCTTAATGACCGTGTAGATTATATCGTTCAGCGCCAGCAATTAGGAACCGGGCATGCAGTAATGTCTGCAACGGATTGGCTGAAAGAGTTTAATGGCAGCTTGCTAATTATGGTTGGTGATGCTCCTTTTATCAATTCAAAAATCATTAAACAAATACTCACAAAACAGCAGACCGGCAATAAAGCTGTTTGTTTTTTAACGGCGGTATCAAAAAACCCGCTTCCATGGGGAAGGGTTGTCCGCGATAAAAATGGAAAGGTTCTGCGCATTGTTGAAGAAAAGGACGCTACCATCGAAGAGAAAAAAATTCGTGAGGTGAGTTCTTCACATTATTGTTTTGATTGGCAAAGTTTAAAACAAGCCCTGGCTGAAATCGATAATAATAATGTACAAACCGAATATTATTTGCCGGATGTAATAAAAATCTTGGTAAAAAAAGGGCTTGATGTTGAGACAGAAATCAGCAATGACTTTCTAACTTCATTTGGTATAAACACTCCTGCTGATCTGGAATTTGCTGAAAGTCAAATGAAATCAATCGGGCAAATTAATGATTGAAGTAGCTGCTCCGGGACGAATTGGTTTGTTTGGTGAACACCAGGATTATTTGGGTTTGCCCACAATTACAGCGGCAATAAATCTAAAAGTAAGCATTCAAGGCAAGCTACGAAATGATAATCTTTTTAAAATTTATTTACCGGATATTAAAAGTTCAGAACAATTCAGTATTCCGCAAAAGAATCAACAGCTTTCATACATAAAAAAACGCGATTATTTTCGTAGTGTATTCAATGTACTTCTTCGCAATGGTGCGAGATTTGAAAACGGTTGGGACTGCACGGTACAGGGAAACATACCTATAAATTCAGGCACTTCATCATCTTCTGCCTTATGTGTTGCCTGGACACGATTTTTAATTAAAGCCAACTCCATTCAAAAACCAGAGTTTATTGATCCTGCTTTTATTGGCCGTTTAGCATATTTAGCAGAGGTTGAAGAATTTGGTGAACCAGGCGGGATGATGGATCATTACGCCAGTGCTGTTGGGGGAGTTTTGTATCAGGATTTTGCAAAGAAAACAAACCTACAGAAATTACCGGTGAAGTTAGGTACTTTTGTTTTAGGCGATTCCCTTGAAGCGAAGGATACTCTCGGAATTTTAAATCGTGTAAAACTTGGAGTTTTGGAAGCGGTAAATATAATAAAGAAAATTGATAGCGATTTTGAATTGGAAGATTGTTCGTTAAGTGAAATTAAAAATCATAAAACAATACTATCAAAACTTCAAACAGAACTACTTCATGGGGCTGTCATAAATCGAGACATCACAAAGGACGCTTTGGAATTGCTCAATTCAAAACACTTTGATGAAAAACGATTTGGCTTATTAATGACTGAGCATCAAAAAATTTTAAATGAAAAATTGAAGATATCCACACCAAAAATTAATCAAATGTTAAAAGCTGCAATTAATGCTGGAGCTTATGGTGGGAAAATCAATGGTTCTGGTGGAGGCGGATGTATGTTTGTTTATGCACCGGAAAATGCTGAAGAAATAGCAAAAGCAATCGAAGCTTGTGGTGGTAAAGCATACATAATAACTATTTCATAAAAAATTCTATTTTCTCTGAATCATCCGCACTAATTATTCTCATACAAACCTCAAAATAAATCAAATGTCCACAATGAAGTCATTCATTCGTCTTAAGGGTAAATAACTTTCAGCAATTAATTTAGAAATATTGGCTAATTACAAAAAGTTATAATCATTAACTAAACCCAGGAGAAAATATGGCAAAATATATATTTGTTTACAAGGGACCAGCAACAGATATGAGTGACATGTC
Encoded proteins:
- a CDS encoding NTP transferase domain-containing protein, giving the protein MEKQKTRALILAAGKGTRMNSSVSKVLHTILGKTILEYVVEALEFSSIERIGVIVGSHNIEEVRKVLNDRVDYIVQRQQLGTGHAVMSATDWLKEFNGSLLIMVGDAPFINSKIIKQILTKQQTGNKAVCFLTAVSKNPLPWGRVVRDKNGKVLRIVEEKDATIEEKKIREVSSSHYCFDWQSLKQALAEIDNNNVQTEYYLPDVIKILVKKGLDVETEISNDFLTSFGINTPADLEFAESQMKSIGQIND
- a CDS encoding GHMP kinase; amino-acid sequence: MIEVAAPGRIGLFGEHQDYLGLPTITAAINLKVSIQGKLRNDNLFKIYLPDIKSSEQFSIPQKNQQLSYIKKRDYFRSVFNVLLRNGARFENGWDCTVQGNIPINSGTSSSSALCVAWTRFLIKANSIQKPEFIDPAFIGRLAYLAEVEEFGEPGGMMDHYASAVGGVLYQDFAKKTNLQKLPVKLGTFVLGDSLEAKDTLGILNRVKLGVLEAVNIIKKIDSDFELEDCSLSEIKNHKTILSKLQTELLHGAVINRDITKDALELLNSKHFDEKRFGLLMTEHQKILNEKLKISTPKINQMLKAAINAGAYGGKINGSGGGGCMFVYAPENAEEIAKAIEACGGKAYIITIS